The genomic DNA ATCATTCCTGATATAGCATAGTTATGCAATTCTTTGTCTATATTTTTTTCGATAAATCTTTTTTCTGCTAAAAATTTTTCTTTAGAATAATCGATATGTTTAGAGTTTTCAAAATAGTTCCTTATGTAAAGATTTAGATTTTCTCTAAAAAATTTATTATTTAGCAAATCTGGTCTATTAAAATCATTTAACGAAATATCAATAAAATATTCGTTTAAATCGAAAAAAGTTTCATTATAACCAAATTCTTTAGCAACTAAAGAATTAAACCCATCTAATTTAGGATAATATAGGCTATCATTAATCTCATTTAATCGTGTAAACTTTGACCTAGGATTCATTAGTTCATATAAATATTCTTGTTTTAGATCATCTTTTACAAAATCAATAAAACTAGAAGAAATTATCTGGTTATCTTGAATATATCCGTTCAAAAAAGCTATCTTTTTTGAATAAATTGATTCAACTCCTTTCTTATAGTCAAAAAGATTAGAATTATAAGCATTATATTTATAAGAGGGGCATTTTTCATATAATTCAATATAGAAATTATTAACTATAGCATTCGCTCCTAAAAATTTAAGTCTTCCATTTTTTATTTCGAAGTTAATAGTATCTCCAGATCTTAAAAATAGTTTTGTTATATAATATTTAGCCTTGCTATTAGCAGTAAACTCCATTAATCGCGGTTTTTTTATATTATTCAACAATAAGAAGACTGAATCATTATGCCTTTGGTATATATCTCCTTCATTTTTCCCAAAGTAATAAGTCATATCAATGATATTTATATAGTCTAAAGCTTCAAGATCATCAGACTTTCCAAAAATTACAACTTGATTACTTTTGTTTCTATATTCTTCTTTTATTTTATAATTTTGCTTGACTTTATTTTTTTCATTTGACTTAGAACACCCAATGATTACAATAAAAACTATTAAAATAT from Flavivirga abyssicola includes the following:
- a CDS encoding TlpA family protein disulfide reductase — protein: MNKKVKYILIVFIVIIGCSKSNEKNKVKQNYKIKEEYRNKSNQVVIFGKSDDLEALDYINIIDMTYYFGKNEGDIYQRHNDSVFLLLNNIKKPRLMEFTANSKAKYYITKLFLRSGDTINFEIKNGRLKFLGANAIVNNFYIELYEKCPSYKYNAYNSNLFDYKKGVESIYSKKIAFLNGYIQDNQIISSSFIDFVKDDLKQEYLYELMNPRSKFTRLNEINDSLYYPKLDGFNSLVAKEFGYNETFFDLNEYFIDISLNDFNRPDLLNNKFFRENLNLYIRNYFENSKHIDYSKEKFLAEKRFIEKNIDKELHNYAISGMIIDYHIKGFGYDIENAKFMISLIDEYEGKFDRISKMYMTEIKEDLNAFNFKLSESALSTKLLNKYGDTLTLKEVFNRSNKRIRVIDFWASWCPPCVKEIQEVKSFRDKLSIENNVEWIYLSIDEEKDKWLKKSEQLKEFLNVRNQYLVLNGKKSVLAKSLKISWIPRYLIFNRQNQIVLNNAPRPSNSIVFQRIIDDIK